One genomic segment of Salvia splendens isolate huo1 unplaced genomic scaffold, SspV2 ctg544, whole genome shotgun sequence includes these proteins:
- the LOC121790554 gene encoding ras-related protein Rab7-like, translating into MPSRRRALLKVIILGDSGVGKTSLMNQYVNKKFSNQYKATIGADFLTKEVQFEDRLFTLQIWDTAGQERFQSLGVAFYRGADCCVLVYDVNVMKSFDNLNNWREEFLIQASPSDPENFPFVVIGNKTDVDGGNSRVVSEKKARAWCASKGNIPYFETSAKEGTNVEEAFQVIAKNALKTGEEEEVYLPDTIDVGNSAQQRSTGCEC; encoded by the exons ATGCCGTCTCGCAGAAGAGCTCTCCTCAAGGTCATCATCCTCGGCGATAGCGG GGTCGGCAAGACCTCATTGATGAACCA ATATGTGAACAAGAAGTTTAGCAACCAGTACAAAGCTACAATTGGGGCAGATTTCTTGACAAAGGAAGTGCAGTTTGAGGATCGGCTTTTCACTTTGCAG ATATGGGATACAGCTGGCCAAGAAAGATTTCAAAGTCTTGGAGTTGCTTTTTATCGTGGTGCTGATTGCTGTGTGCTTGTCTATGACGTCAATGTCATGAAATCATTTGATAATCTTAATAACTGGAGGGAAGAGTTTTTGATTCAG GCTAGCCCTTCTGATCCTGAAAATTTCCCATTTGTGGTGATCGGGAACAAGACTGACGTGGATGGTGGAAATAGTAGAGTG GTATCTGAGAAAAAGGCCCGGGCTTGGTGTGCCTCAAAAGGGAATATTCCTTACTTTGAGACTTCTGCCAAGGAAGGCACCAATGTTGAAGAAGCCTTTCAGGTTATTGCAAAGAATGCCTTGAAGActggagaagaggaagaagt atacCTGCCGGACACAATTGATGTTGGTAACAGCGCCCAACAAAGGTCAACTGGATGCGAATGTTAA